DNA from Fusarium musae strain F31 chromosome 7, whole genome shotgun sequence:
GCCTCTTTCGTTCAGCAGATATGTTTCTTCCAACGCGCGGTCCAGTCAGCAGAGACATTATCCTCTAAGGTACTTTCTGCTGGGACTAGGAGCCGCAGTGAGCGGCATAGCTCTCGCACGGTCTCTAGACATTGATCTACTCCGAGTGTCAACACAGGGCACCCCTCCTCGATGGCGAGAAAGCAACAACTCACCCATTCCAGTGAAAATGGCATATGCGGATAGAGCAACTATGCTTAAGGTAAGCTATCTTGGAGATTTCGAATGTTAGTAATCCATTTTGCTGACCGTTTAGGCTGTCGATGAGATACGCCAATTACTCGGTGAAGATATCGTGAGCGTAGACTCGGATGACCTCGATGAGCATGGCTACTCAGAGTGGTCTACGTCAAATACTAACGTACGACCAGTGGCAATTGCCCGACCAAAGACGACAGAAGAGGTCTCGAGCATTGCGCGTATTTGCACCAAGTATAAGGTACCCATGACTCCATACGGTGCTGGATCCAGCGTTGAAGGCAATTTTAGTTCACCGTATTCTGGAGTATGTCTTGATCTATGTGGCATGGATAAAATCGTGGCATTTCACCCCGAAGATATGGATATCGTGGTCCAGGCTGGGGTCAATTGGACGAATATGAACgaagagatcaaggataCCGGGCTCTTCTTGCCGCTTGATCCGAGCCCTACTGCATTGATTGGAGGCATGATAGCTACGAACTGCAGTGGTACCAATGCCATGAGATATGGAACCATGAAGGATTATGTTATTAATCTCACAGTAGTGCTCTCAGATGGATCTGTTATCAAAACCCGTCATCGACCTCGTAAAACATCAGCCGGATATAACCTCACAGGCCTTTTTACTGGGTCTGAGGGGACGTTGGGTATAATCACTGAAGCGACGTTAAAGCTGGCCATAATTCCGGAGAACTTCTCTGTTGCAACAGCCACTTTCTCAACCGTCAAGGAGGCGGCAGATGCGGCCTTCAAGATGATGCGACGGGGAATACCCCTCGCCGCCctggagatgatggatgatgttcAGATGAGGGTCATTAACCAGAGCGGCGGGGCAGGTGGAAGAGTATGGGATGAACATCCTACACTTTTCCTTAAGTAAGTTGCAAGCGGCTGCTATTGGTTCGAGAATACGTCCGAATACTTACCAAAGTGCAGATTTTCAGGCTCTCAGAATGCAGTTCAAGACAGTATCAGGCTGGCCAAAGAGATCGCCAAGTCCAACAGCTGCGGTTCTTTCGAATTTGCCAAGACGGAGGATGAGATTCAATCCCTTTGGTCTGCCAGAAAACAAGCTTTGTGGGCGAGCCTCGCCGTTCGACCTGAGGGTACTCAGATCTGGTCTACAGATGTTGCTGTACCTCTGTCTCGAATGGCCGAACTAATCGGTGAGCAGCATGAACCCCTCCAACATTGGCTTGTGCTAACAAGATATCGACAGAAATATCGAAGCAACAGGCCAGTCAACTAGGGCTTTTTAACAGTGTTATGGGGCATGTTGGTGACGGCAACTTTCATCAAATTGTCATGTACAATCCAGATAATAAAACGGAACGCCAAGCTGTGTCGGATTGCGTGGATGGAATGATGGTGAGGGCACTAGAAATGGAGGGTACAGTATCAGGCGAGCATGGGATCGGACTCGGAAAGAAGGTAACTAAGTCATCGCCTCGACCTGCCTCGCTCCAGCTAACAGACTTAAGCATTGCTTACAGAAAGAGCTCGGCCCAGCCACGATAGGTATCATGAAAGCTATCAAAGATACCTTGGATCCCCAGTAAGTACACAACAAAGAGAGTCATATGATCAACCGTGAGTATTTGCTAAGCCCGTCGTTTAGTTGGCTATTAAATCCGGGCAAGGTGTTTGACTCGTGAAAAGAGAATGTTGACAATCCCTGAACTCTTCTTCTACTCGACTTTCTCATGGCTGGCTGCTGCAAGAATGGGGATATGCATCTTGGTTGGCGGAGACGGGATATAAGTATCTAGAGACTATATATATGCACTTATGGAGTGACTTTTATTCAATTTTTAATTGACCGAATTCTCCCAAGGCCTGACTCTCTTGTACTGCAGAAGTGTATGcttatgatgatggagatagGAAGGCATGTATACTCCAGTGTTCCATCATACGTAAGTTGCGTGCCTAATCAGGCTAGTTCGGGGCGAGCGGCAGGGAACATCACAAGTGCAGTGCGGGGTTGGAGCTGGTCAAACCGATTTGGGGCAAGCTTCCCCCGGATATTTAGAAAAGCCGGAACAGAGAATTGTATCCGATCATTGAGGATGCTCCCCTGTCTACCACTAGCGAAACTCCGAAACATTCGTCCAACTGTCCCAAACGGCAGTCAGTCGCGCACTATTTACGGTGTGGAAAGCTGTAGTAACAATGCTCGGATAATCCAAAGATGACGGATCACACCGGTAACGACGGCTGGCAAGGCCTTCAGCTTGGCTTCGTCCCCATCAACCAAGCAGACTCACCTCCTGGATCTAAGCGACGCCGAGCGTACTTATCTTGCGAACGTTGCCGTAAGCGCAAGACTCGCTGCGAGCCAGCACCAGATCATAAGCAGCCGTGTAAGCGATGCTCAGCAGACAATCAACTTTGCGAATTCAGAGCGTCGCGACGCACCAAACGAAGGTTGTCGCTTCCAGCTGAAACCACTGAGCCAGTCTCGCGTGACAATGACACGGGCACCGATTTCGGCATCCCTTCTTTGACACCACTTGCGTCTCGAGATGTTCCAGTTCGTCCCATTGAGAGAGAGTACGTAGATGACACACCCGTCACCGACAATTCCCAAGATCCAAGATCGCCAACCGCACTCGACGCAAGAACACGGATTATTTCTACTCATATAAGCAATGCATCAGATgcacttgatcttctcacatTCGCTGCAAGCGATACCCACGCCTACAACAACCCTTCTGCTACGCCTAGCCACGAAAGCCAAGTCCCATCTATCACTTCCCCGACTGTTATCTCAGATGTGGCCCTAGGTCGGGACAGAGTATGGAAAGGCTTCTCCCTCATCAGAAAAGGGATAGTATCCCAACAAGAAGTGATGAACTACCtaggcttcttcttcgactATTTATGGCCTCTCAAGCCAGTTGTACCCTCTTATTACCGCGATCGGGCCACCTATGGTCagcttgttgctgaggagccTCTTTTGGTGGTCTGTCTCGTCACACTCTCTTCCAGATACTTCCCACTGCCTGGAGACCATGGCGAGATTAGGTCTGAGCGTATACACTGGCAAGCGTGGAGGATCCTACAGCGATCCCTGCAGTCCGTTATGTGGGGATCTACGACGACGCGTTCTCTTGGAGCGATAGCGTCGATGCTGCTTCTGATTGACTGGCATGTAAAGGCGATTAATAACCCCTCCGACTTCACAGAAGGAGAGGACGAAGTTAATGATGATGCCGATAGCCATAGTTTCAAGCTTTCGTCTAACAATACAGACTTACTTACTGGACCGCGACGATATGGGATGGTATCGCTAATGGAAAGGCTGAATATTGTATCACCGGCATATCGAAGTAACAAGATGTCATGGTAAGCATACTATACGCCTGATTAGCTTGTCCATCTCGATGTATTGTACTCACTCATGACTTTAAAATAGGAGTCTTCTTTCCAACGCTATTGCTTTAGCACACGAAGGCTGCTGTTTTCACAGCGaatcctccagctccagatTTGTCCCCTCCAATCGAGATTCTGTCAGAAAAGGGTGGAATGGGCTTCTCTGCGTGTTCATATACCTTGCAGATGAAAGCCTAGCGACTCGACTCGGTCTTGAGCCCTTGTTGCCTGAGAAGTCAAGACAAATAGTCAAAGACCGATTCGCAACGACATTCACCGAATTTTTACCAGACTGTCATCTATGGGAAGGCTATTATGAACTCTCGATAGAGACTCGAAAGGGAAGAGATTTCTTGTTGTCATTGAAATCCCGAGACGGGTCTCTTTCCAACTTGGATCTTGTGCCTCAATTGGAACGCTTGCGGAGGGCTCTGCATCGCTGGAGACGGCAGTActatcatcaagaaggtGGGTTCAAGAGACGAGATAGCGCATCCCAGCTTACAATTCCCAGATTTCAACTCATTACTGAACGCATGTCTTCTTATTGAATTCTACTATATAAGCTTGTTCTGCTTTGCCCCGGCAGCTCAGGCTATCCAAACCGGTTCCACCTCTTTGCCGCAAGAAACACTTCAAGCCTTGTCTGagtttgaggatgaagcaACACTAGCCAGCCACGCACTTCTATCCATAGTTGTGGATTTTCTGAGGCCTTCAGGGCTCATCAAATATCTTCCAGTTCGATGTTGGCTATTCATTGTTGCTGCaagcctccatctcctcaaggTATTTCA
Protein-coding regions in this window:
- a CDS encoding hypothetical protein (CAZy:AA7~CAZy:AA4), which translates into the protein MAYADRATMLKAVDEIRQLLGEDIVSVDSDDLDEHGYSEWSTSNTNVRPVAIARPKTTEEVSSIARICTKYKVPMTPYGAGSSVEGNFSSPYSGVCLDLCGMDKIVAFHPEDMDIVVQAGVNWTNMNEEIKDTGLFLPLDPSPTALIGGMIATNCSGTNAMRYGTMKDYVINLTVVLSDGSVIKTRHRPRKTSAGYNLTGLFTGSEGTLGIITEATLKLAIIPENFSVATATFSTVKEAADAAFKMMRRGIPLAALEMMDDVQMRVINQSGGAGGRVWDEHPTLFLKFSGSQNAVQDSIRLAKEIAKSNSCGSFEFAKTEDEIQSLWSARKQALWASLAVRPEGTQIWSTDVAVPLSRMAELIGEQHEPLQHWLVLTRYRQKYRSNRPVN